A single genomic interval of Helianthus annuus cultivar XRQ/B chromosome 13, HanXRQr2.0-SUNRISE, whole genome shotgun sequence harbors:
- the LOC110866145 gene encoding uncharacterized protein LOC110866145: MQQPQGSYASSNHAYSSNPPQSSSLTYPSWRSNSPHSRGYSAPKGVGFLSPQTHFTSGSGQGSYPSPGSSPHFTNRPVVQDEVTLALDPTSEIVPILPTAQVMVQDAATLVLDPTSGIASTMARVKEGTLAQVQVPGEGEAVGLDRVEGEDGAIIMYLQKTGSIVSTISQWWKDPWKFLEPVIWKSLKKQWFPPVNAKKPRVSESPRMSSSQPSLAEILVASLNEVTDDKPNAE; encoded by the coding sequence ATGCAACAACCACAGGGATCCTATGCAAGTTCTAATCATGCTTATTCATCTAACCCACCACAAAGTAGCTCTTTAACCTACCCGAGTTGGAGGAGCAATAGTCCTCACTCTAGAGGTTACTCTGCCCCAAAAGGTGTCGGTTTTCTTAGCCCGCAAACCCACTTCACCAGTGGTTCAGGACAAGGCAGCTACCCTAGTCCTGGCTCTAGTCCCCATTTCACCAACCGCCCAGTGGTTCAGGACGAGGTTACCCTAGCCCTGGACCCAACTTCAGAAATAGTCCCCATTTTGCCAACAGCCCAGGTCATGGTCCAGGACGCGGCTACCTTAGTCCTGGACCCAACTTCAGGAATAGCCTCAACCATGGCTCGGGTCAAGGAGGGTACCCTAGCTCAGGTCCAAGTTCCGGGAGAGGGAGAGGCGGTGGGCCTGGATAGGGTGGAGGGCGAGGACGGGGCCATAATCATGTATCTGCAGAAGACCGGCTCGATCGTTTCTACAATAAGTCAATGGTGGAAAGACCCTTGGAAGTTTCTAGAACCTGTAATTTGGAAGTCACTCAAAAAGCAGTGGTTTCCACCTGTTAATGCGAAAAAACCTCGAGTTTCAGAATCTCCAAGAATGTCTAGTTCACAACCTAGCCTTGCTGAAATCTTGGTTGCGTCTTTAAATGAAGTTACAGACGATAAACCCAACGCAGAATGA
- the LOC110894040 gene encoding putative disease resistance RPP13-like protein 1 has translation MAEAAAAALVKVIFEKLADEAFKKYARSQNIHSELKELGITLSQIQALLNDASHKEITDESVRLWLNSLQHLAYDIDDVLDKVATEAMHRELTPESEASTSMVRKLIPTCCTKFSLSHRLSPKLDRITTRLQHLEKQNPGLIVKGEKPKINTNRRNETSLPERDVVGREVETKKLLNQLLVGESSKENFSILPIVGLGGVGKTTLARILYNDTRVKDHFELMAWVCVSDECDVFKISETIFECVATENKQFKDVNQLQIALREQFKNKRFLLVLDDVWNQNYDDWEILVRPFHSGAAGSRVIMTTRQQDLLKKIGFNHVDNLESLSHEDALSLLALHALDVDNFDSHETLKPQADGIVKKCGGLPLALKAIGRLLRTKTQGEEWDDVLKSKIWDLENADAIVPALRLSYHDLSADLKRLFAYCSLFPKDFMFDKEELILLWIAEGYLNESTADKSPERLGKEYFEKLLSRSFFQPAPNGESFFVMHDLMNDLAAFVAREYFLRFENQTEMAVEALAKYRHMSFMREDYVGFQKFEAFQRARNLRTLLAVYVGVEQSWNTFYISNKILVDLLPQLKLLRVLSLSHFDISEVPDSICRLDHLRYLNLSRTNISKLPENVGNLYNLQTLIVFGCESLSTLPKSFLKLKKLRHFDIRDTPLLEKLPLGIGELRNLQTLTKIIIGGDGEFAITELKGLENLRGELSIEGLHKVQIPMHAREANLSQKRLTKLKLKWGYGYQRGTLEKEVLTELKPHIDTLKHFGVEYYGGGEFPGWVGDPSFRELVYVSIIGCKKCTSLPPFGKLPSLKALLIQGMDDVKLISLESTRTNDVTFPSLEILRFEDMSSWEVWSTNSEVMFPRLRELQIIKCPNLSDVSLEALPSLRVLDIEGCGESVLRSLVKAASSTTKLEIRSILGLTDEVWRGVVEYLGAVEELSIQHCNEIRYLWKSNTEASKVLVNLKELEVRYCKKLVSLGEKEEDEDNIGCDLLSSLRKLEIQSCESMERLCCPNSIESLVIKWCRSVRDVSFPRATTTGGGGQNLKSLTIHCCGNLKSINQLSNSTHLTSLTISGCENMELFSDLHQLSNLTWLSINGCKSIESFSDLELSNLTRLGIAWCESIESFPNLHLPNLTHLYIESCKNMKAFGDLQLPNLISWSIWECKNLESFPDLQLSNLTMLKDMWISNCPMIDASFPRGLWPPNLCSLRIGGLKKPISEWGYQNFPPSLVKLELQGEPDVSDFSQLSHLFPSSLTYLEINNFDKLESVSMGLQHLTSLQHLNIWRCPKVNDLPEMLLPSLLSLSISNCPKLKERCKGRGSHYWPRISHIPCIYMDGRNIS, from the coding sequence AtggctgaagctgctgctgctgcccTTGTCAAAGTCATTTTTGAGAAGCTAGCCGATGAAGCCTTCAAGAAATATGCCCGCTCTCAGAATATTCACTCGGAGCTCAAGGAATTGGGGATCACGCTGTCCCAGATCCAAGCTCTGCTTAATGATGCCTCCCACAAGGAAATAACTGATGAATCTGTTAGACTATGGCTCAATAGTCTCCAACATCTGGCTTACGATATCGATGACGTACTTGACAAGGTGGCTACTGAAGCTATGCATCGTGAGCTGACTCCAGAATCAGAAGCAAGCACCAGCATGGTAAGAAAACTCATACCAACTTGCTGCACAAAGTTCTCACTAAGTCATAGGCTGAGTCCCAAGTTAGACAGGATTACCACCCGGTTACAACATCTAGAAAAACAAAATCCTGGTTTGATTGTGAAAGGTGAAAAGCCAAAAATTAATACTAATAGAAGAAACGAAACCTCTTTGCCAGAACGTGATGTTGTTGGAAGAGAAGTTGAGACAAAGAAATTGCTCAACCAGTTGTTAGTAGGTGAATCATCTAAGGAAAACTTTAGTATCTTACCCATAGTTGGTTTGGGTGGAGTGGGAAAGACCACTCTGGCTAGAATATTGTATAACGATACGCGGGTGAAGGATCACTTTGAACTCATGGCTTGGGTTTGTGTTTCCGATGAGTGTGATGTATTCAAAATAAGTGAAACCATCTTTGAATGTGTGGCTACAGAAAACAAACAGTTTAAAGATGTAAATCAGCTTCAAATTGCTCTTAGAGAGCAATTTAAGAACAAACGATTTCTGCTAGTACTTGATGATGTGTGGAATCAAAACTATGATGATTGGGAAATACTAGTGCGTCCATTTCATTCTGGGGCTGCTGGAAGTAGGGTAATTATGACAACGCGCCAGCAGGATCTGCTAAAAAAGATAGGTTTTAATCATGTAGACAATCTCGAGAGTTTGTCGCATGAAGATGCGTTGTCTTTATTAGCTCTACATGCATTAGATGTAGATAACTTTGATTCGCACGAAACACTTAAACCACAAGCTGACGGTATTGTGAAAAAGTGTGGTGGTTTGCCTTTAGCTTTAAAGGCAATTGGAAGGTTACTCAGAACAAAAACCCAGGGCGAAGAATGGGATGACGTGTTGAAAAGTAAGATATGGGATTTAGAAAATGCTGATGCAATTGTTCCAGCCCTAAGGCTAAGTTACCATGATCTTTCTGCTGATTTGAAGCGCTTGTTTGCATACTGCTCTTTGTTCCCAAAGGACTTTATGTTTGACAAGGAGGAGTTGATATTACTATGGATAGCTGAAGGGTATCTGAACGAGTCAACTGCAGACAAGTCACCAGAACGGTTGGGCAAGGAATATTTTGAGAAATTGCTTTCAAGGTCCTTTTTTCAACCCGCACCTAATGGTGAATCGTTTTTTGTGATGCATGATCTCATGAACGATTTGGCTGCATTTGTTGCTAGAGAATATTTTTTAAGGTTTGAAAATCAGACGGAGATGGCAGTGGAAGCTTTAGCCAAGTACCGACATATGTCATTTATGCGTGAGGACTATGTAGGTTTCCAGAAGTTTGAGGCATTTCAAAGAGCAAGAAATTTGAGAACACTGTTAGCTGTATATGTTGGGGTAGAACAAAGCTGGAACACGTTTTACATATCCAATAAAATTTTGGTTGACTTACTTCCTCAGCTAAAACTGTTACGGGTTCTTTCTTTGAGCCATTTTGACATAAGTGAGGTACCGGATTCCATCTGTCGTTTGGACCACTTGAGGTATCTTAATTTGTCTCGAACAAATATCTCAAAGTTACCAGAGAATGTTGGTAATCTTTACAATTTACAAACATTGATCGTTTTTGGTTGTGAGAGCTTGAGTACATTGCCTAAAAGCTTCCTAAAGCTCAAAAAATTGAGGCATTTTGACATCAGGGATACTCCACTTTTAGAGAAGCTACCCTTGGGGATTGGTGAGTTAAGAAACCTTCAAACTCTCACCAAGATTATCATTGGAGGCGATGGTGAATTTGCAATAACCGAGCTTAAGGGATTAGAGAATTTACGTGGGGAACTTTCCATTGAAGGATTGCACAAAGTGCAAATCCCAATGCATGCAAGGGAGGCGAACCTATCTCAAAAAAGGCTTACAAAGTTAAAGCTGAAATGGGGTTATGGTTATCAGAGAGGAACACTTGAGAAGGAGGTTCTCACTGAGCTCAAGCCACACATTGATACGTTGAAACATTTTGGAGTTGAGTATTACGGGGGAGGAGAGTTTCCAGGTTGGGTCGGGGATCCCTCTTTTCGTGAGTTGGTTTATGTGTCGATAATTGGTTGTAAAAAATGCACTTCTCTACCACCATTTGGGAAGCTACCTTCACTTAAGGCGTTGTTGATTCAAGGAATGGATGATGTTAAACTCATAAGCTTGGAGTCAACTAGGACTAACGATGTTACCTTCCCttcacttgaaattctaaggtttGAAGACATGTCTAGTTGGGAGGTATGGTCAACCAATAGCGAGGTAATGTTTCCACGCCTTCGAGAGCTTCAAATAATCAAATGTCCCAATTTGAGTGATGTCTCACTTGAAGCATTACCTTCGCTAAGAGTTCTGGATATAGAGGGATGTGGTGAAAGTGTGCTGAGAAGTCTGGTTAAAGCAGCTTCATCAACCACTAAATTGGAAATTAGATCGATTTTAGGGCTTACGGATGAGGTGTGGAGAGGTGTTGTAGAGTATCTTGGGGCGGTTGAAGAACTAAGCATACAACATTGCAATGAAATAAGATACCTGTGGAAATCAAATACAGAGGCAAGTAAAGTTCTTGTAAATTTAAAGGAATTGGAGGTAAGGTATTGTAAAAAGTTGGTGAGTTTAGGAGAGAAAGAGGAGGATGAGGATAACATTGGGTGCGACCTCCTATCATCCCTTAGGAAGTTGGAGATACAGTCATGTGAAAGTATGGAGCGTTTGTGTTGTCCAAATAGCATTGAGAGTTTAGTGATCAAGTGGTGTAGGTCAGTTAGAGATGTCTCCTTCCCaagagcaacaacaacaggtgGAGGAGGGCAGAATCTCAAGTCACTTACTATACATTGCTGTGGAAATCTGAAATCAATAAATCAATTGAGTAACTCCACTCACCTCACCTCTTTGACAATAAGTGGCTGTGAAAACATGGAGTTATTTTCTGATCTGCATCAGCTATCAAATCTCACCTGGTTGTCTATAAATGGTTGTAAAAGCATAGAGTCATTTTCTGACCTTGAGCTATCAAACCTCACCAGGTTGGGAATAGCTTGGTGTGAAAGCATAGAGTCATTTCCTAACCTCCATCTGCCAAATCTCACACATTTGTATATAGAAAGTTGCAAAAACATGAAGGCATTTGGTGACCTGCAGCTACCAAATCTAATCAGTTGGAGCATATGGGAGTGTAAAAATCTGGAGTCATTTCCTGACCTTCAGCTATCCAATCTCACCATGTTAAAAGATATGTGGATCAGCAATTGTCCAATGATTGATGCTTCCTTTCCTCGTGGGCTTTGGCCTCCCAATTTGTGTTCCCTTCGAATAGGGGGGTTGAAAAAGCCCATCTCAGAATGGGGCTATCAGAATTTCCCACCTTCCCTTGTTAAACTAGAGTTACAGGGTGAACCTGATGTGAGTGATTTTAGTCAATTGTCCCACCTTTTCCCTTCTTCTCTTACATATCTGGAGATAAACAATTTTGATAAACTGGAATCAGTTTCAATGGGACTCCAACACCTCACATCCCTTCAACATCTCAACATTTGGAGATGCCCAAAGGTGAACGATTTACCAGAGATGCTGTTACCTTCACTTTTGAGTTTGAGTATAAGTAATTGCCCAAAATTGAAAGAAAGGTGTAAAGGAAGAGGCTCCCACTACTGGCCCCGAATCTCTCATATCCCCTGCATCTACATGGACGGCAG